A genome region from uncultured Desulfovibrio sp. includes the following:
- the hisG gene encoding ATP phosphoribosyltransferase, whose product MNPHSNAIIKLGVPKGSLEEATINLFERAGWKIRKHTRNYFPDINDPEITASLCRVQEIGGYIAAGILDVGIVGLDWLHECGHDKDVEIISKLTYSKTSNRPCRWVLAVAGDSPYQTPQDLKGKRIATELQGLTHKYFDKLGVDVDIFYSWGATEAKVVEGLADGIVEVTETGTTIRAHGLRIIDEVMCSYPVLIANKDAWADPRKRTKIEQLDLLLQGALRAENLVALKMNAPAANLEAILEMLPALNSPTVSPLRDDKWLSVETVIHIDVVRDLIPRLRSAGAEGIIEYSLNKVI is encoded by the coding sequence ATGAACCCACATTCCAATGCCATCATCAAGCTGGGCGTGCCCAAAGGCTCGCTGGAAGAAGCCACCATCAATCTTTTTGAACGCGCGGGCTGGAAAATCCGCAAGCATACCCGCAACTACTTTCCCGACATCAACGACCCCGAAATCACGGCCTCGCTCTGCCGTGTGCAGGAAATCGGCGGCTACATTGCCGCCGGCATTCTGGATGTGGGCATTGTGGGCCTGGACTGGCTGCATGAATGCGGACATGACAAGGACGTGGAAATCATCTCCAAGCTCACCTATTCCAAGACGTCCAACCGCCCCTGCCGCTGGGTGCTGGCCGTGGCCGGCGATTCCCCCTATCAGACGCCGCAGGACCTCAAGGGCAAGCGCATTGCCACGGAATTGCAGGGCCTGACCCACAAGTACTTTGACAAGCTGGGCGTTGACGTTGACATCTTCTATTCCTGGGGCGCCACCGAAGCCAAGGTGGTGGAAGGGCTGGCGGACGGCATCGTGGAAGTGACCGAAACCGGCACGACCATCCGCGCCCACGGCCTGCGCATCATCGATGAGGTCATGTGCTCCTACCCGGTGCTCATTGCCAACAAGGACGCCTGGGCGGACCCGCGCAAGCGCACCAAGATCGAGCAGCTGGACCTGCTGCTGCAGGGCGCCCTGCGGGCCGAAAACCTGGTGGCGCTCAAGATGAACGCCCCTGCGGCCAATCTGGAAGCCATTCTCGAAATGCTGCCCGCCCTCAATTCTCCCACGGTTTCGCCCCTGCGCGATGACAAGTGGCTTTCGGTGGAAACGGTTATCCACATTGACGTGGTACGCGACCTCATTCCCCGCCTGCGCAGCGCCGGCGCCGAAGGCATCATCGAATATTCCCTGAACAAGGTCATCTGA
- the tsaB gene encoding tRNA (adenosine(37)-N6)-threonylcarbamoyltransferase complex dimerization subunit type 1 TsaB, whose protein sequence is MALSTGLELVLNAAEGPLQILLTENGDLLCAQEWHRADRATEILAPALQELCARLGISLMDVRRIACVRGPGSFTGIRLVLTTAAALRRVTGARLAALDYMQALATSAVMARGMLWGGQVHVLTHARRNLVHYQPFMAYGPVIPAYATAPVQLMPPQEALKAVEAAVADRAAREPAACRAGVPLLCGSALHRNVRLFAPLDERRDLDAMPRLVTPSLDALRLLARHGDYFARDVEPLYVRPCDAVENLPELARRQGLDGDASLARLESLLHAAPHSQC, encoded by the coding sequence ATGGCGCTTTCCACCGGTCTGGAGCTTGTGCTCAATGCGGCCGAAGGGCCGTTGCAGATACTGCTGACGGAAAACGGCGACCTGCTCTGCGCCCAGGAATGGCACCGGGCCGACAGGGCCACGGAAATCCTGGCGCCGGCACTACAGGAACTGTGCGCCCGCCTGGGCATTTCCCTCATGGATGTGCGGCGTATTGCCTGCGTGCGCGGCCCGGGGTCCTTTACGGGCATCCGTCTGGTGCTGACCACGGCGGCGGCCCTGCGCCGGGTCACGGGGGCGCGGCTGGCCGCGCTGGACTACATGCAGGCCCTGGCCACTTCGGCCGTCATGGCCCGCGGCATGCTCTGGGGCGGGCAGGTTCACGTGCTGACCCATGCCCGCCGCAATCTGGTGCACTATCAGCCCTTCATGGCCTACGGACCGGTCATTCCGGCCTATGCCACGGCCCCGGTGCAGTTGATGCCGCCGCAGGAGGCCCTGAAGGCCGTGGAAGCGGCCGTGGCCGATCGCGCCGCACGGGAACCCGCCGCCTGCCGGGCCGGGGTGCCGCTGCTCTGCGGCAGTGCCCTGCACCGCAATGTACGTCTTTTTGCCCCTCTGGACGAACGGCGCGATCTGGATGCCATGCCCCGCCTGGTGACGCCGTCGCTGGATGCCCTGCGCCTGCTGGCCCGGCACGGGGACTATTTTGCCCGCGATGTGGAGCCGCTCTATGTGCGGCCTTGTGATGCGGTGGAAAATCTTCCGGAACTGGCCCGACGGCAGGGACTGGATGGCGATGCCTCTCTGGCCCGGCTGGAAAGCCTGCTGCATGCGGCGCCGCACAGCCAGTGCTGA
- the rseP gene encoding RIP metalloprotease RseP translates to MLTTIVAAVLVLGGLIFFHELGHFCVARALGMGVTTFSLGFGPKLLKVKKGKTEYALSLVPLGGYVALVGESRESDLPAGFTREESFSLRPAWQRLLVVLAGPLANVLLAWLLCWVLGFGWGQAILLPQVGKVMPESPAAMAGLQKGDTILRVDGQETPDWQSMAEAIGASNGRPLILTILRPAPAPEDGSSLREVGQELQLSMTPKRATRKTIFGEDEEAWLIGITVSGAMSYRELGFWDAAVAGAQHAWGMVELTAESFLKLVQRVVPLDQVGGPIMIAQMVGEQAQHGLAGVLGLAALISINLAILNLLPVPVLDGGTALFCLVEMVFRRPVPEKVQDWGMRVGLALLLSLMLLATFNDVARIVTG, encoded by the coding sequence ATGCTGACGACCATTGTTGCCGCCGTACTTGTGCTGGGCGGTCTCATCTTCTTTCATGAACTGGGTCACTTCTGCGTTGCCCGCGCCCTGGGCATGGGGGTGACCACCTTTTCCCTGGGCTTTGGCCCCAAACTGCTGAAGGTCAAAAAGGGCAAGACGGAGTATGCCCTGTCGCTGGTGCCCCTGGGCGGCTACGTGGCCCTGGTGGGCGAAAGCCGCGAAAGCGACCTGCCCGCAGGCTTCACCCGCGAGGAAAGTTTTTCCCTGCGGCCGGCCTGGCAGCGTCTGCTGGTGGTGCTGGCCGGTCCGCTGGCCAATGTGCTGCTGGCCTGGTTGCTCTGCTGGGTGCTGGGCTTCGGCTGGGGGCAGGCCATCCTGCTGCCGCAGGTGGGCAAGGTCATGCCCGAAAGCCCGGCGGCCATGGCCGGCCTGCAGAAGGGCGATACCATTCTGCGGGTGGACGGGCAGGAAACCCCTGACTGGCAGAGCATGGCCGAGGCCATCGGCGCCAGCAACGGACGCCCCCTGATCCTTACCATCCTGCGGCCCGCGCCCGCGCCGGAGGACGGCAGCTCGCTCCGGGAGGTGGGGCAGGAGCTGCAACTTTCCATGACGCCCAAGCGGGCCACCCGCAAGACCATCTTCGGGGAGGACGAGGAGGCCTGGCTCATCGGCATCACGGTGAGCGGCGCCATGAGCTACCGCGAACTGGGCTTCTGGGACGCTGCCGTGGCCGGGGCACAGCATGCCTGGGGCATGGTGGAGCTGACGGCCGAAAGTTTCCTCAAGCTGGTGCAGCGCGTGGTGCCCCTGGATCAGGTGGGGGGACCCATCATGATTGCCCAGATGGTGGGCGAGCAGGCCCAGCATGGTCTGGCCGGCGTGCTGGGACTGGCGGCGCTCATCAGCATCAACCTGGCCATCCTCAACCTGCTGCCCGTTCCGGTGCTGGATGGTGGAACGGCCCTGTTCTGCCTTGTTGAAATGGTCTTTCGTCGTCCTGTGCCGGAAAAGGTGCAGGACTGGGGCATGCGCGTGGGGCTGGCGCTGCTGTTGTCCCTCATGCTGCTGGCCACCTTCAATGATGTGGCCCGCATTGTGACAGGGTAG
- the dxr gene encoding 1-deoxy-D-xylulose-5-phosphate reductoisomerase, with protein sequence MSNCWPGREGPAINYISAPPSLDWQGLQRHELVILGSTGSIGRNALGVVDSQPGRFRIAGLSCARNVDMLSRQAMRYRPRVLAVLDEESAYDLRALLPADYRPHILVGPDGYAAVASLPEADTVLSAQVGAAGLRGTLAAALSGKVICLANKESLVLAGNLLRQVCARTGAAILPVDSEHNAIFQCLAARGQDVARLVLTASGGPFRDMPAEQLAGVTREQALKHPNWVMGAKISIDSASMMNKALEVVEAYHLYGVPSERIEVLVHPQSLVHSMVQLRDGSLLAQMGTADMRLPLGHCLLWPHTLDCGVSPLDLAHAPALEFRQPDTQRFPALNFARRALRERGGQCVVMNAANEAAVDLFLNRRCSFPDMYRFIEAAMDAHARTRPDADVFCEPLRSPAGDTLALRQEVATVVERMERLDQQSRALVYDLARDGASAC encoded by the coding sequence ATGTCCAACTGCTGGCCGGGTCGGGAAGGCCCGGCAATCAACTACATATCGGCCCCGCCTTCTCTGGACTGGCAGGGGCTGCAACGGCATGAACTGGTCATTCTGGGATCCACCGGCTCCATCGGCCGCAATGCCCTTGGCGTGGTGGACAGCCAGCCCGGGCGCTTCCGCATTGCGGGCCTGTCCTGCGCCCGTAACGTGGACATGCTGTCCCGGCAGGCCATGCGCTACCGGCCGCGTGTGCTGGCCGTGCTGGACGAGGAATCGGCCTATGACCTGCGCGCCCTGCTGCCCGCCGACTACCGGCCGCATATTCTCGTGGGACCCGACGGCTATGCCGCCGTGGCCTCCCTGCCCGAGGCCGATACCGTGCTTTCCGCCCAGGTGGGTGCTGCCGGGCTGCGGGGCACGCTGGCGGCTGCCCTGTCGGGCAAGGTCATCTGCCTGGCCAACAAGGAATCCCTGGTGCTGGCCGGCAATCTGCTCCGGCAGGTCTGCGCCCGCACGGGCGCTGCCATCCTGCCCGTGGATTCGGAGCACAATGCCATCTTCCAGTGCCTGGCGGCACGGGGGCAGGATGTGGCCCGCCTGGTGCTCACGGCGTCGGGCGGCCCCTTCCGGGACATGCCTGCCGAGCAGCTGGCCGGCGTCACGCGCGAGCAGGCCCTGAAGCATCCCAACTGGGTCATGGGCGCCAAGATCAGCATTGATTCCGCCAGCATGATGAACAAGGCCCTGGAAGTGGTGGAGGCCTATCATCTCTACGGGGTTCCCAGCGAGCGCATCGAGGTGCTGGTGCATCCGCAGTCGCTGGTGCATTCCATGGTGCAGCTGCGCGACGGCAGCCTGCTGGCCCAGATGGGCACGGCAGACATGCGCCTGCCCCTGGGGCACTGCCTGCTGTGGCCGCATACGCTGGACTGTGGCGTATCTCCCCTGGACCTGGCCCATGCGCCGGCGCTGGAATTCCGCCAGCCGGACACGCAGCGCTTCCCGGCCCTGAACTTTGCCCGCCGTGCCCTGCGGGAACGGGGCGGGCAGTGCGTGGTCATGAATGCGGCCAATGAGGCGGCGGTGGACCTGTTCCTCAACAGGCGCTGTTCCTTCCCTGACATGTACCGCTTCATTGAGGCGGCCATGGATGCCCATGCCCGGACCAGGCCGGATGCCGACGTGTTCTGCGAACCGCTGCGCAGTCCGGCAGGGGATACCCTTGCCTTGCGGCAGGAAGTGGCTACCGTAGTGGAGCGTATGGAACGCCTCGACCAACAAAGCCGCGCCCTGGTCTATGATCTGGCGCGTGACGGAGCCTCTGCATGCTGA
- a CDS encoding phosphatidate cytidylyltransferase has product MAVDHATDIRRTLTGVALGALILLVLAVRGWPLLAVILLVAALGLWEFFSLFWGKSGRIPSRICAIVLGWGMLVLSWMHRPQDALVCLGAGFVLAAMSFLFRWDVIEEDAFSASGIFMAGLAYVPLLLLPATYLSTVKLIFVLAAVSISDTAAYFVGTRFGHHKLWPRVSPNKSSEGAVGSLVACVLFCIIYGAVFGKVNWFAFALLGVAINAFAQVGDLFESALKRSVNVKDSGNLLPGHGGILDRADSILFAMPMFAVVDQWFFFF; this is encoded by the coding sequence ATGGCTGTTGATCATGCAACCGATATCCGCCGCACCCTTACCGGTGTGGCGCTGGGCGCCCTCATTCTTCTGGTACTGGCCGTGCGCGGCTGGCCGCTGCTGGCGGTGATTCTGCTGGTGGCGGCGCTGGGCCTCTGGGAATTCTTTTCCCTGTTCTGGGGCAAGTCCGGGCGCATCCCCAGCCGCATCTGCGCCATAGTCCTGGGCTGGGGCATGCTGGTGCTGAGCTGGATGCACCGCCCGCAGGATGCCCTGGTCTGCCTGGGGGCCGGCTTTGTGCTGGCGGCCATGAGCTTTCTGTTCCGCTGGGATGTCATCGAGGAAGACGCCTTTTCCGCCAGCGGCATCTTCATGGCGGGGCTGGCCTATGTGCCGCTGCTGCTGCTGCCGGCCACCTATCTGTCCACGGTAAAGCTCATCTTTGTGCTGGCGGCTGTTTCCATTTCCGATACGGCGGCCTATTTTGTGGGCACGCGCTTCGGGCATCACAAGCTCTGGCCCAGGGTCAGCCCCAACAAGAGTTCCGAAGGCGCCGTGGGCAGTCTGGTGGCCTGTGTGCTGTTCTGCATCATTTACGGCGCCGTCTTCGGCAAGGTCAACTGGTTTGCCTTTGCCCTGCTGGGGGTGGCCATCAATGCCTTTGCCCAGGTAGGGGACCTGTTCGAATCGGCGCTCAAGCGCTCGGTGAACGTCAAGGATTCGGGCAATCTGCTGCCCGGACACGGCGGCATCCTGGACCGGGCGGACAGCATCCTCTTTGCCATGCCCATGTTCGCCGTGGTGGACCAGTGGTTCTTTTTCTTCTAG
- the uppS gene encoding polyprenyl diphosphate synthase: protein MEQQFPFLPRHLAIIMDGNGRWAQARGLKRVDGHRAGADNVRVIVTECRRLGIPYLTLYAFSSENWKRPPAEVAALFSLLLDFLGTEVARMEREGIRLMVLGDVEGLPLAQRTALKHAMKRTAQGRDMTLNLALNYGGREEIVRAARRMAEAGLPPEQYTEARFADFLYTQGQPDPDLLVRTSGELRLSNYLLYQCAYSEFYFTPVAWPDFGVDALHEALRAYAGRSRRFGQTQEQVNGC, encoded by the coding sequence ATGGAACAGCAATTTCCTTTTCTTCCCCGCCATCTGGCCATCATCATGGACGGCAACGGCCGCTGGGCGCAGGCCCGCGGGCTGAAGCGCGTGGACGGGCACCGGGCCGGCGCGGACAATGTCCGCGTGATTGTGACCGAATGCCGGCGTCTGGGCATTCCGTATCTGACGCTGTACGCCTTTTCCAGCGAAAACTGGAAGCGCCCCCCCGCCGAGGTGGCTGCGCTGTTCAGCCTGCTGCTGGACTTTCTGGGTACGGAAGTGGCGCGCATGGAGCGCGAGGGCATACGCCTCATGGTACTGGGCGACGTGGAAGGGCTGCCGCTGGCCCAGCGCACGGCCCTGAAGCACGCCATGAAGCGCACGGCGCAGGGCCGGGACATGACGCTCAACCTGGCGCTCAACTACGGCGGCCGCGAGGAAATCGTGCGGGCCGCCCGGCGCATGGCCGAGGCCGGCCTGCCCCCCGAACAGTACACCGAAGCGCGCTTTGCCGACTTCCTCTATACCCAGGGGCAGCCGGACCCTGATCTTCTGGTGCGCACCAGCGGCGAACTGCGCCTGAGCAACTATCTGCTCTATCAGTGCGCCTACAGCGAATTTTATTTTACCCCCGTGGCATGGCCGGACTTCGGCGTGGATGCGCTGCATGAGGCGCTGCGGGCCTATGCCGGACGATCCCGTCGTTTCGGCCAAACGCAGGAGCAAGTCAATGGCTGTTGA
- the frr gene encoding ribosome recycling factor, translated as MDIDTLLLDTEDRMEKALVALEREFAKLRTGRASTALVDGIKADYYGTPTPISQMASVAVPDSRTITIQPWDKGGIGVVEKAILKSDLGLTPVNDGKIIRISIPPLTEERRKDLVKVARKYGEEAKVAVRNVRRDANDTLKKLEKDKSITEDEQKKAEADVQKLTDKFVGDVDKKCAAKEKEIMDI; from the coding sequence ATGGATATTGATACCCTTCTTCTCGATACGGAAGACCGCATGGAAAAGGCGCTGGTTGCGCTGGAGCGTGAATTTGCCAAGCTGCGCACCGGCCGCGCCTCCACCGCGCTGGTGGACGGCATCAAGGCCGATTACTACGGCACCCCCACGCCCATTTCGCAGATGGCGTCCGTGGCCGTGCCGGACAGCCGCACCATCACCATCCAGCCCTGGGACAAGGGCGGCATCGGCGTGGTGGAAAAGGCCATCCTCAAGTCCGACCTGGGGCTGACCCCGGTCAATGACGGCAAGATCATCCGCATCAGCATTCCCCCGCTCACCGAGGAACGCCGCAAGGACCTGGTCAAGGTGGCCCGCAAATACGGCGAGGAAGCCAAGGTGGCCGTGCGCAATGTGCGCCGTGATGCCAATGATACGCTGAAAAAGCTGGAAAAGGACAAGAGCATCACCGAAGACGAGCAGAAGAAGGCCGAGGCCGACGTGCAGAAGCTCACCGACAAGTTTGTGGGTGACGTGGACAAGAAGTGCGCGGCCAAGGAAAAGGAAATCATGGATATCTAG
- the pyrH gene encoding UMP kinase, translated as MSTLKYKRVLLKLSGEALAGEQKTGIDPDTVSAICKEIGTLLEMGVELALVIGGGNIFRGLSGSAKGMERSSADYMGMLATVLNALAVQDMLEKQGYPTRVLSAINMQEVCEPFVRRRALRHLEKGRVVICAAGTGNPYFTTDTTAALRGMELKCDAIIKATKVDGIYDKDPTKHQDAVKFDSISYDETLSRHLGVMDAAAFALVRDNNVPIIVCRMFGGDIRRAVLGEPVGTIVHDC; from the coding sequence ATGTCGACTCTCAAGTACAAGCGGGTCCTGCTCAAGCTCAGCGGCGAAGCCCTTGCCGGCGAGCAGAAGACCGGTATTGACCCTGATACCGTGTCAGCCATCTGCAAGGAAATCGGAACCCTTCTGGAAATGGGCGTGGAGCTGGCGCTGGTCATCGGCGGCGGCAATATCTTCCGCGGGCTGTCCGGCTCCGCCAAGGGCATGGAACGCTCTTCGGCCGATTACATGGGCATGCTGGCCACGGTGCTCAATGCCCTGGCCGTGCAGGACATGCTGGAAAAGCAGGGCTATCCCACCCGCGTGCTGTCGGCCATCAATATGCAGGAGGTCTGCGAACCCTTTGTCCGGCGCCGTGCCCTGCGGCATCTGGAAAAGGGGCGGGTGGTCATCTGTGCCGCTGGCACGGGCAATCCCTATTTCACCACGGACACCACGGCGGCCCTGCGCGGCATGGAGCTGAAATGCGATGCCATCATCAAGGCCACCAAGGTGGACGGCATCTATGACAAGGACCCCACCAAGCATCAGGATGCGGTCAAGTTTGACAGCATCAGTTATGACGAGACCCTGTCCCGGCATCTGGGCGTCATGGATGCGGCGGCCTTTGCGCTGGTGCGTGACAACAATGTGCCCATTATTGTGTGCCGCATGTTCGGCGGGGACATCCGCCGGGCCGTGCTGGGCGAGCCGGTGGGCACCATTGTGCACGACTGCTGA
- a CDS encoding transporter associated domain-containing protein: protein MWDMTWIADPSAWAGLGTLVLLEVVLGIDNLVFISILTQRLPEQRRRQAFLCGLGLALAMRLVLLSAIAWIVSLTEPLFSVWGRDFSWRDVILMGGGAFLLFKGTMELHERLEGQLFDYSQQDGQAGFWQVIIQILVLDAVFSLDSIITSVGMVDHVPVMMLAVTAAMAVMVLAAAPLTSFVERHPTVIILCLGFLLMIGLSLVMDGLGFHIPKGYLYAAISFSILVECFNQIALRNRRKRISMRDMRESTARAVLGLLGGSRYGEEDARMDAAALATEPDGEAVFAPEERDMVARVIRLSGRTARYIMTPRQRVRWLDSEADREAACAFAAASTLAWLPVLDTDRDEVLGVVHAGDLAAMSGGAAPWDLLSLVRPAPDVFEYTSLPDLLETFRNEPVPLAFVRDEYGSVVGIITPAELVSVLAGQMGDMPAGPEACRQEDGSWIMPGRLSVDAVTAWLNIRVPARSSSATLAGLLLEKLGHIPREGETCRMDDWIMEVRRMDGPRIEEVRAVRHED, encoded by the coding sequence ATGTGGGATATGACATGGATCGCCGATCCCTCGGCCTGGGCCGGTCTGGGCACCCTGGTACTGCTTGAGGTGGTACTGGGCATCGACAACCTTGTCTTTATTTCCATTCTGACCCAGCGGCTGCCGGAGCAGCGGCGGCGGCAGGCCTTTTTGTGCGGGCTGGGGCTGGCGCTGGCCATGCGGCTGGTGCTGCTGTCGGCCATTGCCTGGATCGTGAGCCTGACGGAGCCGCTGTTCAGCGTGTGGGGCAGGGATTTTTCCTGGCGGGATGTCATCCTCATGGGCGGGGGGGCCTTTCTGCTCTTCAAGGGCACCATGGAACTGCACGAGCGGCTGGAAGGGCAGCTTTTCGACTACAGCCAGCAGGACGGCCAGGCGGGCTTCTGGCAGGTTATCATTCAGATTCTGGTGCTGGATGCCGTGTTTTCGCTGGACTCCATCATTACCTCTGTAGGCATGGTGGACCATGTGCCGGTCATGATGCTGGCCGTCACGGCGGCCATGGCCGTCATGGTGCTGGCTGCCGCGCCGCTGACCAGCTTTGTGGAGCGTCACCCCACGGTCATCATCCTTTGTCTGGGCTTTTTGCTCATGATCGGCCTGAGTCTGGTCATGGATGGTCTGGGCTTTCATATTCCCAAGGGCTATCTGTATGCGGCCATCAGCTTTTCCATTCTGGTGGAATGCTTCAACCAGATTGCCCTGCGCAACCGGCGCAAGCGCATCAGCATGCGCGATATGCGCGAGTCCACGGCCCGGGCGGTGCTGGGGCTGCTGGGCGGCAGCCGCTACGGCGAGGAGGATGCCCGCATGGATGCCGCGGCCCTGGCCACGGAGCCGGATGGCGAAGCCGTCTTTGCTCCCGAGGAACGGGATATGGTGGCGCGCGTCATCCGGCTGAGCGGCCGCACGGCCCGCTATATCATGACGCCGCGTCAGCGGGTGCGCTGGCTGGACAGCGAGGCGGACCGGGAAGCGGCCTGTGCCTTTGCTGCGGCCTCCACCCTGGCCTGGCTGCCCGTGCTGGATACGGACCGGGACGAGGTGCTGGGCGTGGTGCATGCCGGGGACCTGGCGGCCATGTCTGGCGGTGCGGCCCCCTGGGACCTGTTGTCGCTGGTGCGGCCGGCGCCGGATGTTTTCGAATACACCAGCCTGCCTGATCTGCTGGAAACCTTCCGCAACGAACCTGTGCCCCTGGCCTTTGTGCGCGACGAATACGGCAGTGTGGTGGGCATCATCACGCCGGCCGAGCTGGTGTCTGTGCTGGCCGGCCAGATGGGGGACATGCCCGCCGGCCCCGAAGCCTGCCGGCAGGAGGATGGCAGCTGGATCATGCCCGGCCGCCTTTCCGTGGATGCCGTGACGGCCTGGCTCAATATCCGCGTGCCGGCCCGCAGCAGTTCCGCCACCCTGGCGGGCCTGCTGCTGGAAAAACTGGGACACATTCCCCGCGAGGGCGAGACCTGCCGCATGGATGACTGGATCATGGAAGTGCGGCGCATGGATGGGCCGCGCATCGAGGAAGTCCGCGCCGTCCGCCACGAGGACTGA
- the tsf gene encoding translation elongation factor Ts — MAITASLVKELREKTGAGMMDCKKALVEVAGDLEKAVDWLRQKGMAKAAKKVGRATSEGLVCVAASDDGKHVAMAALLCETDFVARGEQFEAMANKVAQAVLDGNPADADALQALVGEDVTQLIASVGENMQLGKFTRHSKTGENDVIGQYIHANRKIGVLVDLQCGKPETASREEVKELAKNVAMQVAATSPMALDADSLDPAAVEREREVYRHKALEEGKPAQIVDKIADGAVKKFQKEVCLMEQPYIRDDKKSVADVVREVAKAVGDDIKVRAFTRIQLAAD, encoded by the coding sequence ATGGCTATTACCGCTAGCTTGGTGAAAGAACTGCGCGAAAAGACCGGCGCGGGCATGATGGACTGCAAGAAGGCCCTGGTTGAAGTGGCCGGCGACCTGGAAAAGGCCGTGGACTGGCTGCGCCAGAAGGGCATGGCCAAGGCCGCCAAGAAGGTGGGCCGTGCCACCAGCGAAGGTCTGGTCTGCGTGGCGGCCAGTGACGACGGCAAGCACGTGGCCATGGCCGCCCTGCTGTGCGAAACCGACTTTGTGGCCCGTGGCGAACAGTTTGAAGCCATGGCCAACAAGGTTGCCCAGGCCGTGCTGGACGGCAACCCCGCCGATGCCGATGCCCTTCAGGCCCTGGTGGGCGAGGATGTGACCCAGCTCATCGCCTCTGTGGGCGAAAACATGCAGCTGGGCAAGTTCACCCGCCACAGCAAGACCGGCGAAAACGATGTCATCGGCCAGTACATCCATGCCAACCGCAAGATCGGCGTGCTGGTGGATCTCCAGTGCGGCAAGCCCGAAACCGCCAGCCGCGAGGAAGTGAAGGAACTGGCCAAGAACGTGGCCATGCAGGTGGCCGCCACCAGCCCCATGGCCCTGGATGCCGACAGCCTGGATCCGGCCGCCGTGGAACGCGAACGGGAAGTGTACCGTCACAAGGCCCTGGAAGAAGGCAAGCCCGCCCAGATCGTGGACAAGATTGCCGATGGTGCCGTGAAGAAGTTCCAGAAGGAAGTGTGCCTGATGGAACAGCCCTACATCCGCGACGACAAGAAGAGCGTGGCCGATGTGGTGCGTGAGGTGGCCAAGGCCGTGGGCGACGACATCAAGGTACGCGCCTTCACCCGCATTCAGCTGGCGGCTGACTAA
- the rpsB gene encoding 30S ribosomal protein S2 produces the protein MAYVSMKQMLETGVHFGHQTRRWNPKMRPYIFGARNGIHIIDLQQTVKLFRVAYDKVVDTVAKGGKVLFIGTKRQAQEAVATEAAKAGQYYVTNRWMGGTLTNFVTIQKSVERLKKLEGMFADGSINRYQKKEVLLLEREMQKLEQTLGGIKNMDRLPQLAFIIDPNREDIAVKECRKLGIPIVAVTDTNCDPDVIDYIIPGNDDAIRAIKLFVTAFSEACQEGAAMSKSGEDNAEEAMQKAAEAPEAAAE, from the coding sequence ATGGCCTATGTCAGCATGAAGCAGATGCTGGAAACCGGCGTGCATTTCGGTCACCAGACCCGCCGCTGGAACCCCAAGATGCGCCCCTATATCTTCGGCGCCCGCAACGGTATCCATATCATTGACCTGCAGCAGACCGTGAAGCTGTTCCGCGTGGCCTATGACAAGGTGGTGGACACCGTGGCCAAGGGCGGCAAGGTGCTCTTCATCGGCACCAAGCGCCAGGCGCAGGAAGCCGTGGCCACTGAAGCGGCCAAGGCCGGTCAGTACTATGTGACCAACCGCTGGATGGGCGGCACCCTGACCAACTTCGTGACCATCCAGAAGAGCGTGGAACGCCTGAAGAAGCTGGAAGGCATGTTTGCCGACGGCAGCATCAACCGTTATCAGAAGAAGGAAGTCCTGCTGCTGGAACGCGAAATGCAGAAGCTGGAACAGACCCTGGGCGGCATCAAGAACATGGATCGCCTGCCCCAGCTGGCCTTCATCATCGACCCCAACCGCGAAGACATCGCGGTGAAGGAATGCCGCAAGCTCGGCATCCCGATTGTGGCCGTGACCGATACCAACTGCGATCCCGATGTCATCGACTACATCATCCCCGGCAATGACGACGCCATCCGCGCCATCAAGCTCTTTGTGACGGCCTTCTCCGAAGCCTGCCAGGAAGGCGCTGCCATGAGCAAGAGCGGCGAGGACAATGCCGAGGAAGCCATGCAGAAGGCCGCCGAAGCGCCCGAAGCTGCTGCCGAATAA